The following coding sequences are from one Seonamhaeicola sp. ML3 window:
- a CDS encoding carboxypeptidase-like regulatory domain-containing protein: MKRIITLFFFLFAAISFAQNTGMVVGKVLDKEADNTPMAFANVSIKGTSISVSSDFSGMFLLENLEAGDYVLVFNFPGYESKEVKVKVDAINPSEVKLALGAFTLPQTDIASAETTKQSHTLESQASTSSSLN, translated from the coding sequence GTGAAACGTATTATAACTTTATTCTTCTTTTTATTTGCCGCAATCTCTTTTGCTCAAAACACGGGTATGGTTGTTGGTAAAGTGTTGGATAAAGAAGCCGATAATACGCCCATGGCGTTTGCAAACGTTTCCATTAAAGGAACTTCTATTAGTGTTTCTTCAGATTTTTCGGGAATGTTTCTTCTTGAAAATTTAGAAGCTGGAGATTACGTTTTAGTTTTTAATTTCCCAGGATATGAGTCTAAGGAAGTTAAAGTAAAAGTAGATGCTATTAATCCTTCAGAGGTTAAGTTGGCTTTAGGTGCTTTTACGCTTCCCCAAACAGATATAGCTTCGGCCGAAACTACCAAGCAGTCTCATACTTTAGAGAGTCAGGCATCTACATCATCCTCTCTTAACTAG
- the dgt gene encoding dGTP triphosphohydrolase has product MNWEQLLSLKRFGDTNKRLRKEQDETRVGFEVDYDRIIFSSEFRSLQDKTQVIPLSQTDFVHTRLTHSLEVSVVGRSLGRKVGQKILEKYPHLKEIHGYQINDFGAIVAAAALAHDIGNPPFGHSGEKSIGEFFKTGEGLHYKNQLTDKEYQDLCDFEGNANGFKIITQKNLRLSYATLGAFMKYPKESLPKKPSSHIADKKYGFFQSEKALFTNVANELGLLERSKSNISYSRHPLAYLVEAADDICYTIIDFEDGINLGLIEEEFALEYLSKIIRNTIIPENYYNLSSKQERIGYLRALAIGTLIDEAVAIFMEHEEAILNGTFNYALLDKSKYEAQINDIIKISIEKIYHSEEVIDKEIAGYQIINKLLGIYTKAVNNNFDGTASNYDKLVLKRLPKTIDFSSENLYDRLLAVCHYVSLLSDSKAILNFKTIEGVTF; this is encoded by the coding sequence ATGAACTGGGAACAATTACTATCCTTAAAGCGCTTTGGCGACACCAATAAAAGACTTAGAAAAGAACAGGACGAAACGCGTGTTGGTTTCGAAGTAGATTACGACCGTATCATTTTTTCTTCAGAATTTAGAAGCCTACAGGATAAAACCCAGGTTATACCACTTTCTCAAACCGATTTTGTACATACCAGACTTACCCATAGTTTAGAGGTGAGTGTTGTTGGGCGGTCTTTGGGACGTAAAGTTGGTCAAAAAATACTGGAAAAATATCCGCATTTAAAAGAAATACACGGCTACCAGATAAACGATTTTGGTGCTATTGTTGCTGCTGCTGCTTTGGCTCACGATATAGGCAATCCGCCATTTGGGCATTCTGGTGAAAAATCTATTGGAGAATTTTTTAAAACGGGTGAGGGTTTACACTACAAGAATCAATTAACCGATAAAGAATACCAAGACCTTTGCGATTTTGAAGGTAATGCTAACGGTTTTAAAATTATTACCCAAAAAAACCTAAGGTTAAGCTACGCAACACTGGGTGCTTTTATGAAATACCCTAAAGAATCTTTACCTAAGAAACCATCTTCCCATATTGCTGATAAAAAATATGGTTTTTTTCAATCTGAAAAAGCCTTGTTTACTAATGTGGCTAACGAACTGGGACTTCTGGAACGTAGCAAATCTAACATAAGCTATTCGCGACACCCATTGGCATATTTGGTCGAAGCGGCCGATGACATCTGTTACACCATAATAGATTTTGAGGACGGTATTAACCTCGGACTCATTGAAGAAGAATTTGCTTTAGAATATTTGTCGAAAATCATTAGAAATACGATCATCCCAGAAAACTATTATAATTTATCTAGTAAACAAGAACGAATAGGTTACTTAAGGGCTCTGGCTATAGGTACTTTAATCGATGAGGCTGTAGCCATTTTTATGGAACACGAAGAAGCCATTTTAAATGGCACATTCAACTATGCTTTATTGGATAAGAGCAAATACGAGGCACAGATTAATGATATTATTAAAATAAGTATTGAAAAGATTTATCATTCTGAAGAAGTTATAGACAAAGAAATTGCTGGCTACCAAATAATAAATAAACTTTTAGGTATTTATACAAAGGCCGTAAACAACAATTTTGATGGTACCGCATCTAACTACGATAAACTTGTTCTTAAACGACTTCCCAAAACCATAGACTTTTCAAGTGAAAACTTATACGACCGCCTCCTAGCGGTTTGCCATTATGTTTCGTTACTATCGGACAGCAAAGCTATTTTGAATTTTAAGACTATTGAGGGGGTTACTTTTTAA